Proteins encoded within one genomic window of Sebaldella sp. S0638:
- a CDS encoding ABC transporter permease produces MKNKYFVFTFSVIVTGVVWELLSKYTGNDVIFPGLISIFREIKLIISKDVFFREVYSTFIRIFTAFFISLVSSLILGILSANIKSVRIFLKPQISFVKYAPIIAMIVLILIWFPKEISPLVIGTIISFPIFYDNITGSINNIDPDTKRLINVFHISRKDSIIKIYFPALLFNLMNIMSSVFGLILKTVIAGEIYSQPKYGMGSGILNEKLTLNTAGIIAWIIITVFFSLIVDYIFRFLRSRVMFWRNND; encoded by the coding sequence ATGAAAAATAAGTATTTTGTCTTTACTTTTTCAGTTATAGTAACAGGAGTAGTATGGGAACTGCTGTCTAAGTATACAGGAAATGATGTGATATTTCCGGGTTTGATTTCTATTTTTCGTGAAATAAAACTGATAATCAGCAAAGATGTCTTTTTTAGAGAAGTATACAGTACATTTATCAGAATTTTTACTGCATTTTTTATATCTCTTGTAAGTTCACTGATTTTAGGAATTCTATCAGCTAATATAAAATCAGTGCGGATATTTTTGAAACCTCAGATTAGCTTTGTAAAATATGCACCGATTATTGCAATGATAGTGCTTATACTTATCTGGTTCCCAAAAGAGATATCACCGCTTGTAATAGGAACAATAATTTCGTTCCCAATATTCTACGATAATATTACTGGAAGTATAAATAATATTGATCCTGATACCAAAAGGCTGATAAATGTATTTCATATAAGCAGAAAAGATTCCATAATAAAGATATATTTCCCTGCTCTTCTGTTTAATCTGATGAATATAATGAGTTCAGTTTTCGGATTGATTTTGAAAACTGTGATAGCGGGTGAAATATACAGTCAGCCGAAATACGGTATGGGAAGCGGTATCCTAAATGAAAAATTAACACTTAATACAGCAGGAATAATAGCATGGATAATAATAACAGTATTTTTTTCACTGATAGTGGATTATATTTTTCGTTTTTTACGCAGCAGAGTGATGTTTTGGAGGAATAATGACTGA
- a CDS encoding DUF429 domain-containing protein, giving the protein MEEKIFAGIDLAWTSNNETGICMINEHGEILFSHSEVYSNAEICKVFLDSDITCGKNVYIGIDAPLIFPEDVKEYRTAERELKRADINGFHLSSFQVSKEYMLKTYRESRGEDISRYLAENKKYNYTDKLFTHSHEVVETFPTGITAGIFPEIFPAGYKLKGKKADSIKGYDILYKKIKVFEEKKIINGFTENFKLPEDDMKRKEYKSFEDRIDAFLCAFALFLVHKNLASELYFGNKEKGLIFLPLK; this is encoded by the coding sequence ATGGAAGAAAAAATATTTGCCGGGATAGATCTCGCATGGACATCAAACAATGAAACTGGTATATGCATGATAAACGAACACGGGGAAATTCTATTTTCTCATTCCGAAGTATATAGTAATGCTGAAATATGCAAAGTGTTTCTTGATTCTGATATAACTTGCGGAAAAAATGTATATATAGGAATAGATGCACCTCTTATCTTCCCTGAGGATGTTAAAGAATACAGAACTGCTGAAAGAGAATTGAAAAGAGCTGATATAAACGGGTTTCACTTATCAAGTTTTCAGGTTTCAAAGGAATATATGCTAAAAACATACAGAGAAAGCCGCGGTGAAGATATTTCAAGGTATCTCGCAGAAAATAAAAAATATAATTATACTGATAAACTATTTACACACAGTCATGAAGTAGTAGAGACATTTCCCACTGGTATAACTGCTGGTATTTTTCCGGAAATTTTCCCGGCAGGATATAAGTTAAAGGGAAAAAAAGCTGATAGTATAAAGGGTTACGATATATTATATAAGAAAATAAAAGTTTTTGAAGAGAAAAAAATAATAAATGGATTTACGGAGAATTTTAAGCTGCCGGAGGATGATATGAAACGAAAGGAATATAAGAGCTTTGAAGATAGAATAGATGCTTTTCTATGTGCTTTTGCTCTCTTTCTGGTACATAAAAATCTGGCTTCGGAACTTTATTTCGGCAATAAGGAAAAAGGATTGATTTTTCTGCCGTTGAAATAA
- a CDS encoding ATP-binding cassette domain-containing protein: protein MTDYKFENINIAFGSDVIYKDFSIEFEKNKITTILGRSGCGKTTLLNYIMKDILKYEDLSCVFQEESLVEWLTVRENIDIILRNKKISKAEKEEIILKNLKLVNLNGYENYYPAKLSGGMKQRVNIARAVSYSSDLLFMDEPFKSIDIINKAEIIKKLKIEIKKRSQTTIMVSHDLDEAIDFSDNIICISGGIEKK, encoded by the coding sequence ATGACTGATTATAAATTTGAGAATATAAACATAGCTTTTGGATCAGATGTAATATATAAAGATTTTTCAATAGAATTTGAAAAAAATAAAATAACTACAATACTTGGACGTTCAGGATGCGGAAAAACAACACTTTTGAATTACATTATGAAAGATATTCTGAAATATGAGGATTTGAGCTGTGTTTTTCAGGAGGAGAGTCTGGTAGAATGGCTCACTGTTCGCGAAAATATAGATATTATATTAAGAAACAAAAAAATTTCAAAAGCCGAAAAAGAAGAAATAATCCTAAAAAATCTGAAACTGGTAAATCTGAACGGATATGAAAACTATTATCCGGCGAAATTAAGCGGTGGTATGAAACAGAGAGTAAATATAGCAAGAGCTGTATCTTACAGTTCTGATCTTCTCTTTATGGATGAACCGTTTAAATCAATAGATATTATCAATAAAGCAGAAATAATAAAGAAGCTGAAAATAGAAATAAAAAAGCGTAGTCAGACAACTATTATGGTATCCCATGATCTGGATGAAGCTATAGACTTTTCAGATAATATAATCTGTATATCCGGAGGTATAGAAAAAAAATAA
- a CDS encoding MFS transporter: MHAESLKKINAKFSMIQCSFMMSFSAIVGFSVVLLKSRNFNSSEIGIILAVECVASVFSQTFLGNFADKHKKIPLKWILLVIIVLSFIINTVLMFIPSEFFITMFIFVMIGMTEYSATGLINALAIQFVNRGIPVNFGLARGLGSLAYAVGGFFIGKVVTAKGPESILVIHAVFLIIMIISICIFDKPDSIPGIANTHKEHHEKNDSVWRMLAANKKLLYFLTAMILTFISHGMLANFLPQIVEHVGGNSGDYGTAMSLAALSEIPTMVCFSFFMKKTTSGKLVMLSFLFFFVKSVLFIFSNNIYFIFAFQMLQILGYGLFVPASVYYVNEIVAENEKIRGQSLVTVASMGIGITIGNLLGGWILDLQGVPVMLIVSTVFSFLGFVIVFLSIGKKKTA, encoded by the coding sequence ATGCATGCTGAAAGTTTAAAAAAGATAAACGCTAAATTTTCCATGATCCAGTGTTCATTCATGATGTCGTTTAGTGCAATAGTTGGTTTTTCGGTAGTACTGCTGAAATCAAGGAATTTTAACAGCTCTGAAATAGGAATAATACTTGCTGTAGAGTGTGTGGCCTCTGTTTTTTCCCAGACTTTTCTGGGGAATTTTGCCGATAAACATAAAAAAATACCGCTGAAATGGATTCTTCTGGTTATAATAGTGCTGAGCTTTATTATAAATACAGTTCTTATGTTTATACCGTCAGAATTTTTTATCACTATGTTTATTTTTGTTATGATAGGAATGACGGAATATTCTGCGACAGGTTTAATAAATGCTCTGGCAATACAGTTCGTAAACAGGGGGATTCCGGTAAATTTTGGTCTGGCAAGAGGATTAGGCTCTCTGGCATATGCAGTAGGCGGTTTTTTTATAGGGAAAGTAGTTACAGCAAAAGGGCCTGAGAGTATACTTGTTATTCATGCTGTATTTTTGATAATAATGATAATATCAATATGTATTTTTGATAAACCGGATTCAATACCGGGGATAGCAAATACACATAAAGAACATCATGAAAAAAATGACAGCGTATGGCGTATGCTTGCTGCTAATAAAAAACTGCTGTATTTTCTCACGGCAATGATACTGACATTTATAAGTCACGGAATGCTGGCTAATTTTCTTCCGCAGATAGTGGAACATGTAGGAGGAAACAGCGGAGATTATGGTACTGCAATGTCGCTTGCCGCTTTGAGTGAAATTCCCACTATGGTGTGTTTCAGCTTTTTTATGAAAAAGACCACTAGCGGTAAACTGGTAATGCTGTCATTTCTGTTTTTCTTTGTAAAAAGTGTGCTGTTTATATTTTCAAATAATATATATTTTATTTTTGCATTTCAAATGCTGCAAATACTTGGATATGGTCTTTTTGTACCGGCATCTGTATATTATGTGAATGAAATAGTGGCGGAAAACGAAAAAATAAGAGGACAGTCGCTGGTAACTGTAGCGTCAATGGGAATAGGAATAACAATAGGAAATCTGCTTGGGGGATGGATACTGGATCTACAGGGAGTTCCTGTAATGCTTATTGTAAGTACAGTATTTTCATTTTTAGGCTTTGTTATAGTTTTTCTGAGTATTGGAAAGAAAAAAACTGCATAA
- a CDS encoding phospholipase D family protein, translating into MKKILYLVFTLILISCSAVPSGTSIESPVRKADDVKFYYDLTYKKDDEIVYESNIWPRVYEILDEAEDFFILDVFLFNDWVQRKEASDKLYPLAEKLRDKIVEKKQKNPDLDVYIILDPNNNFYGSFDNELYKPLTDLGVKIIYIDLDHLNDPVWVYSPIWRTFIRPFGNKKNGGKIKNPIDSETAPKVTMRSLLKALNLKANHRKVIMNEKTVFLPSANPHREGSRHSNIAFETNGEIMQDIFQGEQDIAKFSKENIPNHKLEIIPAKEGIYSVQYLTEGKIGKGVTDEIKNAVFGDKILIAQFYLADRIVVREIINATKRGVNFDIILNNSITSNQSGGIPNKTAADEIVKKSLNNPGVINLRWYNNGEEQFHTKLMLVKKADYLVAYGGSGNFTRRNLRDFNLESELKVIAPYDSEFSNEVLTYFDRLWTNKDGDFTLDYDMAKKESGLNNFLYKMIEKSGFSAF; encoded by the coding sequence ATGAAAAAAATACTTTATCTGGTTTTTACACTAATACTAATTTCATGTTCTGCTGTACCTTCGGGTACTTCAATAGAATCACCCGTGAGAAAAGCAGACGATGTAAAATTTTATTATGATCTTACTTATAAAAAAGATGATGAAATTGTTTATGAAAGTAATATATGGCCCAGAGTCTACGAAATTCTTGATGAAGCTGAAGATTTCTTTATTTTGGATGTATTTCTCTTTAATGACTGGGTTCAGAGGAAGGAAGCCTCTGATAAATTATACCCTCTCGCTGAGAAACTAAGAGATAAAATTGTAGAGAAGAAGCAAAAGAATCCGGATTTGGATGTTTATATTATTCTTGATCCGAATAATAATTTTTACGGCTCTTTTGATAATGAATTATATAAGCCTCTTACTGATCTCGGAGTAAAAATAATCTATATTGATCTTGACCATCTGAATGATCCTGTGTGGGTCTATTCACCAATATGGCGGACATTTATCAGGCCATTCGGCAATAAAAAGAACGGCGGAAAAATCAAAAATCCTATAGATTCCGAGACCGCTCCGAAAGTAACAATGCGAAGCCTTTTAAAAGCTCTGAATCTAAAGGCAAATCACAGAAAAGTAATTATGAATGAAAAAACTGTTTTTCTTCCTTCTGCCAATCCTCATAGAGAAGGTTCGAGACACTCTAATATTGCCTTTGAAACAAACGGTGAAATTATGCAGGATATTTTTCAGGGAGAACAGGATATTGCGAAATTTTCCAAAGAAAATATCCCTAACCATAAGCTGGAAATAATTCCCGCTAAAGAAGGAATCTATTCAGTACAGTATCTTACAGAAGGAAAAATCGGAAAAGGCGTAACAGATGAAATAAAAAATGCGGTTTTTGGAGATAAAATACTTATTGCCCAGTTTTACCTTGCTGATAGAATTGTAGTAAGAGAAATTATAAATGCTACTAAAAGAGGTGTAAATTTCGATATTATTTTGAACAACAGCATTACTTCCAATCAATCAGGAGGAATTCCAAATAAAACAGCTGCTGACGAAATCGTGAAAAAAAGTCTTAATAATCCCGGAGTTATTAATCTCAGATGGTATAACAACGGCGAGGAACAGTTCCATACCAAACTTATGCTGGTTAAAAAAGCTGATTATCTGGTAGCATACGGCGGATCAGGTAACTTTACAAGACGTAATCTTCGGGACTTTAATCTGGAATCTGAACTAAAAGTTATTGCACCTTATGATTCTGAATTTTCAAATGAGGTACTTACTTATTTTGACAGACTGTGGACTAATAAAGACGGTGACTTTACCCTCGATTACGACATGGCAAAAAAAGAATCAGGCTTAAATAATTTTTTATATAAAATGATTGAGAAAAGCGGTTTTTCTGCTTTCTAA
- the efp gene encoding elongation factor P, whose protein sequence is MKQAMELRQGSTYRKDNVPYLIVKADRHQSTSGKKARAAEMKFKIKDLISGKVQEITVLSTEMMDDIILDRNQMQFLYAMDEEYFFMDQETFDQITLSKDDLGDAVDFLVEEMVIQVLMYEGTPVGVELPNTVIREVTYTEPGLKGDTIGKATKPATVSTGYTLQVPLFIKIGDKIKIDTRTGEYMERAND, encoded by the coding sequence ATGAAACAGGCAATGGAATTAAGACAGGGAAGTACATACAGAAAAGATAATGTACCTTATCTGATTGTTAAGGCAGACAGACACCAGTCTACATCTGGGAAAAAAGCAAGAGCAGCTGAGATGAAATTCAAAATAAAAGATCTTATTTCTGGAAAAGTACAGGAAATCACAGTATTATCAACTGAAATGATGGATGATATTATACTGGACAGAAACCAGATGCAGTTTTTATATGCTATGGATGAGGAATATTTTTTTATGGATCAGGAAACATTTGATCAGATAACACTTTCAAAAGATGATTTGGGAGATGCAGTGGATTTTCTTGTTGAAGAAATGGTAATTCAAGTGCTTATGTATGAAGGGACTCCGGTAGGAGTGGAACTTCCTAACACTGTAATAAGAGAAGTAACATACACTGAACCGGGACTAAAAGGAGATACGATCGGGAAAGCAACTAAACCTGCCACAGTATCTACAGGTTATACTTTACAGGTTCCGCTGTTTATAAAAATCGGTGATAAAATAAAAATAGATACAAGAACCGGTGAATATATGGAAAGAGCAAACGATTAA
- a CDS encoding autotransporter domain-containing protein: MTKGTLILDRDINLDDSSDLYKNSEISLVSVNLESGKIIKGTQNNQIGIAQKNYDKSSGIETIKIINDGIVDLEGSESIGVITDYGHIINNNMIKTTGEKSVGVYSANGTIVENNGDIIAGGNNSTGIYGANYLDGRTGSSVLGYGNDKIDITNNGRIVSEGTGRVYGIYAANIAASKGDSKINLENGTIDISSSRGGIGVYADNTTVTGGGTLTIGSDSLGMYIKDSDVNLSNMILNINGNNSLGFYLEGTTNFSGLGIINVDGKNISLFNVASNGIFNNNFTVNSTVGSSYSIGNVSNGTFRYDGTASLSNGGGLISGKNSAVLLDINSDVSAAESNIVVAAIDGRYTGVLPSGFTSEIDGENRGNIALGDNSAGLYGKNGARLLNSGNISVNNNSLGMKIDGAESAAVNAGMIKTGANSVGIYGKETSVLSNLSSGIIEGGLGETVGMYLNTSNTGTVTNDGTIDLSGDKARGIYTEGTGIKIINNTGIIKTGDSSYINNAGIGIYSKTTGDVINNSGTIIAGVNSIGVYSQGGTVNQNSLIKTAGIGIYADAAMVNLNAESVLKAEDIGIYAVNGSNVINSGTVILGNDSYGYILKSGSNLINNSPVTVGDNGVFVYGDGLGTVNNNADIMLSGTDSFGFYTVNGGNIINNGVVKADTGTANIGVYAKGGNIQNTGDIIVGDSVILDKLNTQKNRYAVGIYGDNTSIYNSGNIKVGYYGVGIFSTGNNIENHGNITSEAEGAIGLFIENGKLDNYGNVTLDGDSSMGIYANKGSIVTNHGIITINGDSSQGVYLNNESTLENHGTININGNDSQGVLLKGKGRLINAGIINLAAGLVNSETVLYGTVNSYPVPSIINAGIINVNENFETNGFDISIKADPLTMRTAELTEDLGAAFVSDAVKFYAPGFSTTEPISVLAGFTTGTHAETYKLKDVFNPTTEGGANSGLVKVKSKSLTWSATPIINSNGNVDIWMQKIPYDEFTSGLWFEDFGLALDKKYVGSAGDAGLIFDKIDTIETEYDFRRIISNLAGDIYANMNQREETIGDVFDSSLHLLQNSKNNTKENVKINVIAGKGSVKENTEGVVGYDYEAVGVLALREVERTYRHTFGYSLGYTHTSFEFKDGNNSEEDADSIQLGLHNKYKSNDWILRNDLTGRVGFHNTDRGLNWGNAENSTMKGSYETYNITSDNKLGKEISLGKRVNITPYGGIKAMYTTRPTFSESGLESLEVKGNDAWSIKPKVGVELKGEVPLGNNESWKLKGAVDIAYEYELGDLNEREYAKLTKVETDYHKLAKPEKDKGQIRTGASVGVEVEDRYGIFITGDYRTRNDNQDDYRVGITLKTVF, encoded by the coding sequence ATGACTAAAGGGACATTAATACTGGACAGAGATATAAATCTTGACGATAGCAGTGATTTGTATAAAAATTCAGAAATTTCATTAGTTTCAGTGAACCTTGAAAGTGGTAAAATAATAAAAGGAACACAAAATAATCAGATAGGAATAGCACAAAAAAATTATGATAAATCATCAGGGATAGAAACAATAAAAATAATAAACGACGGAATAGTGGATTTGGAAGGGTCAGAATCAATAGGGGTAATAACAGATTACGGTCATATAATAAATAATAATATGATTAAAACAACAGGAGAAAAATCAGTAGGAGTGTATTCTGCTAATGGAACAATAGTAGAAAATAACGGCGATATAATAGCAGGAGGAAATAACAGCACAGGAATATACGGAGCGAATTATCTTGATGGAAGAACAGGTTCATCAGTGCTGGGGTATGGAAATGATAAAATAGATATAACAAATAACGGAAGAATAGTATCAGAGGGAACAGGAAGAGTATATGGAATATACGCAGCTAATATTGCAGCATCAAAGGGAGATTCCAAAATAAATCTAGAAAATGGAACAATAGATATATCAAGTTCACGAGGCGGTATAGGTGTATATGCAGATAATACAACGGTAACAGGCGGAGGAACACTGACAATAGGTTCGGATTCACTAGGAATGTATATTAAAGACAGTGATGTAAATCTGAGCAATATGATATTAAATATAAATGGTAATAATTCACTTGGATTTTATCTTGAAGGTACGACAAATTTCAGCGGTTTAGGAATCATAAATGTGGATGGTAAGAATATATCTTTATTTAATGTGGCTTCAAATGGAATATTTAACAATAATTTCACAGTAAACTCAACAGTAGGTTCGTCTTATTCCATAGGAAATGTATCAAATGGTACTTTCAGATATGATGGAACAGCCTCATTGTCAAATGGAGGAGGTCTAATAAGCGGGAAAAATTCAGCAGTATTGTTGGATATAAACTCAGATGTATCGGCAGCAGAGAGTAATATAGTAGTGGCAGCAATAGATGGTCGATATACAGGAGTTTTACCATCAGGGTTTACAAGCGAAATAGATGGAGAAAACAGAGGGAATATAGCACTTGGAGATAATTCGGCAGGATTATATGGTAAAAATGGTGCAAGATTATTGAATTCAGGAAATATATCTGTAAATAATAATTCACTTGGTATGAAAATAGATGGAGCAGAATCAGCAGCGGTAAATGCAGGAATGATAAAAACAGGAGCAAATTCTGTGGGGATATACGGAAAAGAAACATCAGTATTAAGTAATTTATCTAGTGGTATAATTGAAGGTGGTTTAGGAGAAACAGTAGGTATGTATCTAAATACATCAAATACAGGAACAGTTACAAATGATGGAACGATAGATTTATCAGGTGATAAAGCAAGAGGAATATATACAGAAGGAACAGGAATAAAAATAATAAATAATACAGGAATTATAAAAACAGGTGATTCATCATACATTAATAACGCAGGAATAGGAATATACAGTAAAACAACAGGAGATGTAATAAATAACTCAGGGACAATAATTGCCGGAGTAAACAGTATTGGAGTATATAGTCAGGGAGGTACAGTTAATCAAAATTCTCTAATAAAAACAGCAGGAATAGGGATATATGCAGATGCTGCAATGGTAAATCTAAATGCAGAATCAGTTCTAAAAGCAGAAGATATAGGAATATATGCAGTAAATGGAAGTAATGTAATAAATTCAGGAACTGTAATATTAGGAAATGACAGTTATGGTTATATTCTGAAGTCAGGATCAAATTTGATTAATAATTCACCAGTAACAGTAGGTGATAATGGAGTATTTGTTTATGGAGACGGCTTAGGTACAGTGAATAATAATGCAGATATAATGTTATCCGGAACAGATTCATTTGGATTCTATACAGTAAACGGCGGAAATATAATAAACAACGGAGTAGTAAAAGCTGATACAGGTACAGCAAATATAGGGGTTTATGCTAAGGGAGGAAATATTCAAAATACTGGCGATATAATTGTGGGAGATTCTGTAATACTGGATAAATTAAATACACAAAAAAATCGATATGCAGTAGGAATTTATGGAGATAATACTTCGATATATAACAGTGGAAATATAAAAGTAGGATATTACGGAGTAGGAATTTTTAGTACAGGAAATAATATAGAAAATCATGGAAATATAACATCAGAAGCTGAGGGAGCAATAGGACTTTTCATAGAAAATGGAAAACTTGATAACTATGGAAATGTTACATTAGATGGAGACAGTTCTATGGGAATTTATGCAAATAAAGGATCAATAGTAACTAATCACGGGATAATCACAATAAATGGAGATTCATCACAGGGAGTGTACCTAAACAATGAATCAACTCTGGAGAATCACGGTACAATAAATATAAATGGAAATGATAGTCAGGGAGTACTCTTAAAAGGTAAAGGAAGATTAATAAATGCAGGTATAATAAATCTTGCGGCGGGGCTTGTAAATTCAGAAACTGTATTATATGGAACAGTAAACAGTTATCCTGTGCCAAGCATAATAAATGCAGGAATTATAAATGTAAATGAAAACTTTGAGACAAATGGTTTTGATATATCAATAAAAGCAGATCCATTAACAATGAGAACAGCAGAACTAACGGAAGATCTTGGAGCAGCCTTTGTATCAGATGCAGTTAAATTTTATGCGCCGGGATTCAGCACAACAGAGCCAATAAGCGTACTTGCTGGATTCACTACAGGAACACATGCCGAAACATATAAACTAAAAGATGTATTTAATCCTACAACAGAAGGAGGAGCAAATTCGGGTCTGGTAAAAGTGAAAAGTAAATCACTGACATGGTCGGCAACACCAATAATAAACAGTAACGGGAATGTGGATATCTGGATGCAGAAGATACCATATGACGAGTTTACAAGCGGATTATGGTTTGAGGATTTCGGGCTGGCTTTGGATAAAAAATATGTCGGTTCGGCAGGGGATGCAGGTCTTATATTTGATAAGATAGATACAATAGAAACAGAGTATGATTTTAGAAGAATAATATCAAACCTCGCAGGAGATATATATGCAAATATGAATCAGAGAGAAGAGACAATAGGTGATGTATTTGACAGTTCACTTCATTTACTTCAGAATTCAAAGAATAATACAAAAGAAAATGTAAAAATAAATGTAATAGCTGGAAAAGGAAGTGTAAAAGAAAACACAGAAGGAGTGGTCGGGTACGATTATGAAGCAGTGGGAGTTCTTGCATTAAGAGAAGTGGAGAGAACATACAGGCATACATTTGGTTATTCATTAGGTTATACACACACAAGCTTTGAATTCAAAGATGGGAACAATAGTGAGGAAGATGCGGATTCGATTCAGTTAGGACTGCATAATAAATATAAATCAAATGACTGGATACTGAGAAATGATCTGACAGGAAGAGTGGGATTTCACAATACAGACAGAGGTTTGAACTGGGGAAATGCTGAAAATTCAACTATGAAAGGAAGTTATGAAACATACAATATAACAAGTGATAATAAATTAGGGAAAGAAATATCACTTGGGAAAAGAGTAAATATAACTCCTTACGGCGGAATAAAAGCAATGTATACAACAAGACCAACATTCAGCGAAAGCGGATTGGAATCACTGGAAGTGAAAGGAAACGATGCTTGGAGTATAAAACCAAAAGTAGGTGTGGAACTAAAAGGAGAAGTACCTTTAGGAAACAATGAAAGCTGGAAATTGAAAGGGGCAGTGGACATAGCTTATGAATATGAGTTAGGAGATCTGAATGAAAGAGAATATGCAAAATTAACAAAAGTAGAGACAGATTACCATAAGCTTGCAAAACCTGAAAAGGATAAGGGACAAATAAGAACCGGAGCTTCAGTAGGAGTAGAAGTAGAAGACAGATATGGAATCTTCATAACAGGCGACTATCGAACAAGAAATGATAATCAGGATGATTACAGAGTAGGTATAACATTAAAAACAGTATTTTAA
- a CDS encoding ABC transporter substrate-binding protein has product MKRIGMIFLSLLLVFSCGKESTVKETKDSSSEKATVKFIFPDGLPALSVLGMYSENKQFEDSINIEYEKSATVETLVGSLLTADENIIAIVPSSLAAQLYNKSMGYKILGTVSWGSLYLVSSEDVKSIEDLKDKKTGIIGRGQTPDIVFRNILSKNNIDPESLDLEYFASGTELANAIAAGKIKTAVLSEPAASMLLKKDSSVKRVLSINDEWKKLYSNENGFPQAALIIKEELLKKYPGIAEKLAAELGEQGKWLREGDNKEESLKKGELSVPAAVLPEIIKNSNINFLQIKGTEKDYIEYYKILSDFDAKAIGGKVPDSGIFYEK; this is encoded by the coding sequence GTGAAAAGAATAGGAATGATTTTTTTGAGTTTATTACTGGTTTTCAGTTGCGGGAAGGAGAGTACAGTTAAAGAAACCAAAGATAGCAGCAGTGAAAAAGCAACGGTGAAATTTATTTTCCCCGATGGTCTTCCGGCGCTTTCTGTTTTGGGAATGTATTCTGAAAATAAGCAGTTCGAGGACAGTATTAATATAGAGTATGAGAAATCTGCCACAGTGGAAACACTTGTGGGGAGTCTTCTTACAGCAGATGAGAATATAATTGCAATAGTACCGTCAAGCCTTGCTGCACAGCTTTATAACAAAAGTATGGGGTATAAAATATTAGGTACTGTTTCATGGGGTTCTCTATATTTGGTCAGCAGTGAGGATGTAAAAAGTATTGAAGATCTGAAAGATAAAAAGACAGGGATAATAGGAAGAGGGCAGACACCTGATATTGTTTTCAGAAATATATTAAGTAAAAATAATATTGATCCTGAAAGCCTGGATCTGGAGTATTTTGCCTCGGGAACAGAACTGGCAAATGCAATTGCTGCAGGGAAAATAAAGACAGCTGTATTATCTGAACCGGCTGCTTCCATGCTTCTGAAAAAAGACAGCAGTGTAAAGAGAGTATTATCCATAAATGATGAGTGGAAAAAATTATACTCAAATGAAAATGGTTTTCCGCAGGCTGCTTTGATCATTAAAGAAGAACTTTTGAAAAAGTATCCGGGTATTGCCGAAAAGCTCGCAGCAGAACTTGGAGAACAGGGAAAATGGCTTAGAGAAGGGGATAATAAAGAAGAATCCTTGAAAAAAGGAGAGCTGAGTGTACCAGCAGCAGTTTTACCTGAAATAATAAAAAACTCAAATATTAATTTTTTACAAATAAAAGGAACAGAAAAAGATTATATAGAATATTACAAAATATTATCGGACTTTGATGCGAAAGCTATCGGCGGGAAAGTTCCTGATAGCGGGATTTTTTATGAAAAATAA
- a CDS encoding DUF1294 domain-containing protein — protein sequence MKLYEIILAYLLMINIFTMYTFFLDKSKAKNKKWRIKESTLFLLSIIGGSLGAILGMKLFRHKTKHWYFKYGIPFILAVQVILTVYTAVRFRDL from the coding sequence ATGAAATTATATGAGATAATACTGGCGTATTTACTAATGATAAATATTTTTACAATGTATACTTTTTTTCTGGATAAGAGCAAAGCCAAAAATAAAAAATGGAGAATAAAAGAAAGTACACTTTTTCTTTTATCTATAATCGGTGGAAGTCTGGGTGCCATACTTGGCATGAAATTGTTCAGACATAAAACAAAGCACTGGTATTTTAAGTATGGTATTCCTTTTATACTGGCGGTTCAGGTAATTTTAACTGTGTACACAGCGGTAAGATTCCGCGATCTGTAA